In Brienomyrus brachyistius isolate T26 chromosome 3, BBRACH_0.4, whole genome shotgun sequence, the following proteins share a genomic window:
- the cwf19l1 gene encoding CWF19-like protein 1, with product MGDTPLRVLACGDVEGKINVLFNRVKAIQKKSGHFDLLLCVGEFFASSAEAETEWEEYKSGAKKAPIHTYVLGAASQDTVKYFPNSDGCELAENITYLGRRGIFTGATGLQIAYMSGREGQQEPAPAHCFTPKDVSALVTPLVSTSSFKGVDILLTSQWPRGVCQYGNNPDISTKACGSPSLASAADRLRPRYHFAGLEGAHYERLPYRNHMVLQENARHVSRFIALASVNNPAKKKYLYAFSIVPLKSMDPAELVKQPQDVTESPYRKPAKGGQKEWTAATATAEVEEEPPTQFFFDMGKKSQTQGQGRKRYSEGERQSQPKQPRRPPQPTGPCWFCLASPEVEKHLVVSIGTHCYVALAKGGLTSDHVLVLPIGHCQSVVELSAEELAELQRYKAAVRDFYRSLGRRCVAFERNYRSQHLQLQLVPVPLDKCTTEDIKEAFVVQAQEQQIELLEIPEHTDLKQMVQPGTPYFYVELDTGEKLFHRIKKNFPLQFGREVLASEALLNTPTRADWRECKNTREEEESMAQRFREAFKRFDFSLLD from the exons CCTTGCCTGTGGGGACGTTGAAGGaaaaattaatgttttatttaaccgAGTGAAAGCGATCCAGAAGAAAAGTGGTCATTTTGAC CTGTTGCTTTGCGTTGGAGAATTTTTTGCTTCTTCAGCGGAAGCGGAAACTGAATGGGAGGAGTACAAGTCCGGAGCAAAGAAAG CGCCCATTCACACATACGTTTTGGGGGCAGCCAGCCAGGACACAGTGAAGTATTTTCCCAATTCAGATGGGTGTGAGCTGGCTGAGAACATCACCTATCTGG GTCGCAGGGGCATCTTTACCGGCGCTACGGGCCTGCAGATCGCTTACATGAGCGGTAGGGAAGGGCAGCAGGAACCGGCCCCGGCTCACTGCTTCACACCCAAGGATGTCTCTGCCCTGGTGACCCCACTGGTGTCCACTTCAAGTTTCAAAGGAGTGGACATCTTGCTTACCTCACAGTGGCCACGCGGCGTCTGCCAATATGGCAATAACCCA GATATCAGCACCAAGGCTTGCGGATCTCCGTCTCTGGCCAGCGCCGCGGACAGGCTGAGGCCGCGGTACCACTTTGCCGGCCTGGAGGGGGCGCACTACGAGCGGCTGCCGTACAG GAATCACATGGTCCTGCAGGAGAACGCCCGGCACGTCAGCCGGTTCATAGCCCTGGCCAGCGTCAATAACCCTGCCAAGAAGAAG TACTTGTATGCATTCAGCATTGTCCCTTTGAAAAGCATGGACCCGGCCGAGCTAGTGAAGCAGCCACAAGATGTCACTGAAAGCCCCTACAGGAAGCCTGCCAAAGGCGGCCAGAAGGAATGGACTGCTGCCACGGCAACAGCGGAG gtggaggaggagcctCCAACTCAGTTTTTCTTCGACATGGGGAAGAAATCCCAAACTCAGGGTCAAGGAAGGAAGAGGTACTCTGAGGGAGAGCGGCAGAGTCAGCCCAAGCAGCCTCGGAGGCCCC CTCAGCCCACTGGCCCCTGCTGGTTCTGTCTGGCAAGCCCAGAGGTGGAGAAGCACCTGGTGGTCAGCATTGGCACCCAC TGCTACGTGGCCCTGGCCAAAGGTGGCCTGACTTCGGACCACGTGCTGGTGCTGCCCATCGGACACTGCCAGTCGGTGGTGGAGCTGTCTGCGGAGGAGCTGGCCGAGCTGCAGCGGTACAAGGCCGCTGTGCGCGACTTTTACAGGAGCCTCGGGAGGCGCTGTGTGGCCTTCGAGAGGAACTACCGCAGCCAGCATCTCCAGCTACAG TTGGTGCCAGTGCCGCTTGATAAGTGCACCACGGAggacatcaaggaggcgtttGTGGTCCAGGCGCAGGAGCAGCAGATAGAGCTTCTAGAAATCCCCGAGCACACAGATCTCAAGCAG ATGGTCCAGCCTGGGACGCCGTATTTTTATGTGGAGTTAGACACAGGGGAGAAGCTCTTCCACAGAATCAAAAAGAACTTTCCCCTGCAGTTCGGAAG AGAGGTGCTTGCCAGCGAGGCGCTCCTGAACACACCGACCCGTGCCGACTGGAGAGAGTGTAAGAACACCCGGGAAGAGGAGGAGTCCATGGCCCAGAGGTTCCGGGAGGCCTTCAAGCGCTTCGACTTCTCCCTGCTGGACTGA
- the cd9b gene encoding CD9 molecule b isoform X1, which yields MAALTGGDKCIKYLLFTFNFIFWLAGTAVLAIGLWLRFDSRTKGLFEGQDSPSVFFTGVYILIAAGALMMVVGFLGCCGAIQESPCMLGLFFFFLLVIFAAEVAAGIWGFSNQDKVVSEITEFYRQTLQNYKDTRQEALKETLRLIQFGLNCCGTSSPPPEWVKETCPKKEGLEQYITTICPTAITDIFNSKLHIIGGVGIGIGVIMIFGMIFSMMLCCAIKRSQEVV from the exons ATGGCAGCGCTGACAGGGGGAGATAAATGCATCAAATACCTGCTGTTCACCTTCAATTTCATCTTCTGG CTTGCAGGAACTGCAGTTCTGGCCATCGGACTGTGGCTGCGCTTCGACTCCAGGACCAAAGGCCTTTTTGAAGGGCAGGACTCTCCCTCCGTGTTCTTCACAG gaGTCTACATCCTCATTGCTGCCGGAGCACTCATGATGGTGGTGGGCTTCCTGGGGTGCTGTGGGGCGATCCAGGAATCGCCGTGCATGCTGGGATTG TTCTTCTTCTTCCTGCTTGTCATATTCGCAGCCGAGGTCGCAGCTGGAATCTGGGGATTCTCCAACCAAGACAAG GTGGTGAGCGAGATCACCGAGTTCTACAGACAGACCTTACAGAATTATAAAGACACAAGGCAGGAAGCCCTGAAAGAGACCCTACGTCTCATCCAGTTTGGG TTGAACTGCTGTGGGACATCCAGTCCACCGCCTGAGTGGGTCAAGGAGACCTGCCCAAAAAAGGAAGGCCTAGAACAGTACATTACCACG ATTTGTCCCACTGCCATCACGGACATCTTCAATTCCAAGTTACACATCATCGGTGGCGTAGGAATTGGAATCGGGGTGATCATG ATCTTTGGAATGATCTTCagcatgatgctctgctgcgcCATCAAGAGGTCACAGGAAGTGGTGTAG
- the cd9b gene encoding CD9 molecule b isoform X2: MAIRGGVQCVKYLMFAFNFLFWLAGTAVLAIGLWLRFDSRTKGLFEGQDSPSVFFTGVYILIAAGALMMVVGFLGCCGAIQESPCMLGLFFFFLLVIFAAEVAAGIWGFSNQDKVVSEITEFYRQTLQNYKDTRQEALKETLRLIQFGLNCCGTSSPPPEWVKETCPKKEGLEQYITTICPTAITDIFNSKLHIIGGVGIGIGVIMIFGMIFSMMLCCAIKRSQEVV; this comes from the exons ATGGCAATCAGGGGGGGAGTACAGTGTGTAAAGTACCTGATGTTCGCCTTTAACTTCCTGTTCTGG CTTGCAGGAACTGCAGTTCTGGCCATCGGACTGTGGCTGCGCTTCGACTCCAGGACCAAAGGCCTTTTTGAAGGGCAGGACTCTCCCTCCGTGTTCTTCACAG gaGTCTACATCCTCATTGCTGCCGGAGCACTCATGATGGTGGTGGGCTTCCTGGGGTGCTGTGGGGCGATCCAGGAATCGCCGTGCATGCTGGGATTG TTCTTCTTCTTCCTGCTTGTCATATTCGCAGCCGAGGTCGCAGCTGGAATCTGGGGATTCTCCAACCAAGACAAG GTGGTGAGCGAGATCACCGAGTTCTACAGACAGACCTTACAGAATTATAAAGACACAAGGCAGGAAGCCCTGAAAGAGACCCTACGTCTCATCCAGTTTGGG TTGAACTGCTGTGGGACATCCAGTCCACCGCCTGAGTGGGTCAAGGAGACCTGCCCAAAAAAGGAAGGCCTAGAACAGTACATTACCACG ATTTGTCCCACTGCCATCACGGACATCTTCAATTCCAAGTTACACATCATCGGTGGCGTAGGAATTGGAATCGGGGTGATCATG ATCTTTGGAATGATCTTCagcatgatgctctgctgcgcCATCAAGAGGTCACAGGAAGTGGTGTAG